The following DNA comes from Colletes latitarsis isolate SP2378_abdomen chromosome 13, iyColLati1, whole genome shotgun sequence.
AACATTGTAACAAAAACGGGAAATCTTCTTCTTGTATATGTTCACATACAAAATTATATCGCAAGTAGTGTCATATAATATATATGTAAATATTCATTTCTAACGAAAGTAAAATAAATGATGAATACCTTTGGAAATCTTATTCGTCGTTCGTCTATCATTTAAATCAAATTGACtactattaaaataaaaacagaGACAGATATCTAAGAATGCAATTAACATGGGAAACGATGTAAATAATGATACCTTTTCTCATTGCAAAGTCCAAGATTTCTTTCAATTCCATCCAATCTACTTCCATATCTTCGCCAGCAAGCTTCTTGAAGAATTCTCGAACTTTATCCTCATTTCGGTCTGGCTCTGGTTCGTCTCGAACCTTAAAAGAGAACAAAAGTATTCTAATTCGTGAAAGATGATGCAATCGTACGTTGCAAAAGAAAAAGCTATCCCCATATGTACATTAATTTTTGGTACCCATAACAGACTTACATTTACATTGTATTTCATTTATGGAAATTGTTTGTATAGATATACATTATAGCGTGCTGGTTACTTACCGCATCTCCGTCTCCTTGTGTGTTGTCATCTTTAGGATAAATCACCTAGGAGCCAAGCAACACGAACATGCGAATCGTTACGATTTATTAATAAGGATCTAGTCGTCAATTAGTTTCACGCAGTTCATTGTGAAAcggttatatatgtatatgcatgATTAGATATATAATTAATCTACGCAAACACGAGTACACGTTGAAAGCACTATAAAAGCCCAGCATATTAATCCTTATATCGATAACCAAAATACGGTTGCTCAATAACCAGGGTACAATTTTTTCCTAACCTCCTATATCATGCATCACGTACCACTCTTCCACGAGAGGAAGGCACAGAATGTTTACaaccccactcctgttgcagtctgctgactcacaggtattggtcgaaaacagtGACGAACATCTgtaacagccaatcagcggactgcagcaagagtggggatgtaaacacgctgtgccttcttctcgtggaaggacgatactaTTTCCAAAGGTTCTTTTCTAACTATCCAAAAAATGAGAATCCATAACGATTTTGCGATATTACAACAAGGAAACGGGTACCTCGGTACCCTGTTATTGACATAAGGGTTAAACACATGTTATCAGAGTATGGAATTGGTCCAATATCTTTAGTGTGTATTTTTTTTACGTTAATACGTGTTAATACTACGAATTAGTCAAATTACCGTGCGAACCGTGCACATATTTAAAGTACATTGATACTACGTGAGAGATATATTTATTGGTGTTTAAGTAGAATGTATTTATGGAGATTTCTTACCCTGTCATCAACTTCTCCAATACCGACTTCTTCGTCATTCTCCCTGAAAAATAGAATTAGAATATAAATGACGGATTTTCATTGCGCTTGATTTTATCCAACGGAAGGATCACTTACTCCATGTTGTTCTGATTTTCGGAGAAGATTCGGAGCAGAAATTCACCTTCCTCGTTTGGATCGAATGTACTTGGGACTATACAATAGACACCAGGCGGCAATTTGAAGCGACACGTAACTTCTCGTAAATTTATAAATACGGGCGAGCTCCCGACCGATGCATTGTATTTGAAGAAATTGATGTCTAACGGTTTTGGTAGTCGCGCAGGATTCTCCAACTATACATAGAAATAGTTGCAATTGTAAGAATCTTTATTCTGTTACTAAACTTATTCTTTCGTGCATTATTATTGGAATGCGCGCCAATTTATAATCTCTACCTATGCGCCATCTGTCGATAAAAATGTAAAACACATATAAGAGAAGAGTAGTGAGTTGAGTGTGCCACGTTGTGAAAGACACGTTTGTTCAAAAGTATCCTATGTAATAGTGTTTTGATAAAAACTAAGtatgtatattttttacaatataTATTAATTTGTTATGGCTAGAAGAATTTTTTGTCGATCTCGTTCCTCTTTATCCAACAATTATAAATACTTACATGGTATATTGCGAATCCAATAGTTAGGCATTCTGCGCCCATTCTTCTCTGTGCTCGTCTATTTTTCTGCATCAACGCAACGATTACTGTACACTTATCATCATCTTCGTCCGGATACTCCAACGTAATACGATACTGAGGGTTATGCCAAAATGTTTCTGCGACCCGTTAAAAATTTTTAGTTGGTATTTGATGAAAAGAAACTGGAAAATACGTTAAAACGAAAGAAACGTTTACCTAAAAAGTTCCTACAACCTCCAGCCGTAACGCCTCGCACCCATTCGCCTTCGAAGACGCTCATTTCCCATTTCTTCTTACCAGCGTTTAGATCGTCCTCGGTCAACGAGTCCGGATTTAAATTGCATATTTCTAGTTGCGTAAAGTAATGCGTAAAATCTTGAAACGACATCCAAAATTCACCGTCCATGTCGAAAGTTAAGCCCAATTCCTCCTTTTCGTTATCGGAAATAAATCTCCACTCTGGTGATCTATCGAACGAGAAGAAAAATGGTAACTTTCGATACTCGtcggaaaatgaaaatattgtggTTCAAGTTAACCAAGTTGACTTTCCATACACTTTTCCACTAACaaacattacgaaggtgaattgaaCTTGCTATAACATTCTAAACTTTCGATGCTGTTTATTGGAATTTCCAAATAACCATTTTTTATCAACATATTTTGGTCGTTCGACTTACTGATCGCTCCACGGACCGTTCCATTCCTCCTCGTTTCCCCAGGGATTCCTAAGTCTAAGTAGAGGTATCCTTCCATAACGATTTGGCGTCTGAATGTCCACGTACTTGACGCGTGTAATACTATAAGCATGGCCCCTGATCAGTCCTTGAGGCGTCTTAGCCTCCAATACGTTTGGATCGGGCTAAAATAGAACGTTTTATTTGTCAGTACATTCGAAGAATTTAGTGATCGGTAGGTGATTGGATTTACCTCTATCGAACAGCCCATTAACGAGTTCCTTTCAAAAGCTTTTAGCAGAATACTGAATAAATTCGGAGGCACTTTGTCCATTTGATACATTTCCGTCACACCGCCCGTAAAGTCTTCCATGGCCTCGCAAGTTGTTCCACCTTTCAGCGCCTCGTACGAGCCATGAAGCTTCGCATAAGCTTTCTCTAGGAGAGCACTCCAAAACTCGTTGCTCTCCGCTGAACGCAAGTACACTAATTCACCGTAATAAGTAGGTAATCTATCGTCGATCACTACGTCCACCCATCTACCGTATTGCCAAAACCTGTAACCAGATATAAATATTATGAAACATGAGATTTTTGGAATAATCCACATACAGTCAGGGACAAAAGCAAGTGGACAGATGAtgaaaaaggatatcaatgaaatttaatcaatATAACATTGCAATTACATGTTTAAGCTTTGTTTAATATTCATCCTTATAGTATATAGGATATTTAAACAacaattgaaataaatattaacaatcgGTGTAAGCTCAAATTaggtttaaataaataatgaaaCTATTACAGAGAGATAGAAGTAAGTGGACACTACCAATAAATACAAATTAATATTTAGTATTGCTACCTTTTGCTGCAATTACTGCCTCTACTCGTCGCGGCATACTAGTTGCACGATTTTCTATGTAATCTTTGTCAATAGTGCCAAATGCTTattgtaaattattaaaaaattccatatttatcaatacctacCACAAATTCTCTAACGGATTCAAGTGAGGGCTTTGTGTTGGCCATTCGAGTAACTTACTACCACAGtcactaaaaaatttcatactctTTTTGGTAACATGTATTGGATCATTGTCCTGCTGAAGAATAAATTCTtccaaattcatttttattgttgCCTCTTCCTAATTTTTGTTGATTACGCTAATATGCTTATTAGTATTCACAATACCATCAATTCGTACTAAAGTTCCAATCCCATGACATGAAAAACAACCCCACATCATTAATGAACCACCTCTAAATTTAACCGTTGGTGTGATAAATGATTTTTTGTATGTTTCATTTCTCTTTCTCCAGACATTTTGCTACTTCTTCAATTGTCGCATTTCAAATTTTGATTCATCAGATCATACTatgtttttccagaatgatatcGGGATATTAACGTACTTTTTAGCAAAAGGTAAACGTTTTTTCAtgttctttttattattataaggTTTACACCTTGCCGTACAAGATTTTAGTCCCACTTTGTCTTTGTCTGTGTGTGGTAGTACAACGTTTTCGTCCAGGGTGTCTTAAATTCTCTACAGTATTGTGTACTAAATATGTTTTTCATAGTTTGTCCACTTTACTCTTTGATACTTTATACTTCTGTGCTATAACACGGAAACTTAACCTATCACAACAGTGCGAAAGAATTAAATTACGAATTTGATATGAAATTTCTGATGTTTTTGGCATTTTATATCTAACGTTTAATCTTACTTGTGTGATGCCTGAATAAGCACtgaaaaatttgttcgatgtCGCTGTGTGTTAACACAACCCTCATAATGTTTCTATAGAGGGTGTTCTgctaaccatgggaaaaattttaatgggagattctagaggccaaaataagacgaaaatcaagaataccaatttgttgatggaggctccgttaaaaagttattaacgtttctagTTGCGCCTGTAAATAGGCAACCTGCGCACAACTGCATGCGCGTGATAATGGTTCTCACTCTCAAGACTCGCAACtttcaacgttaataactttttaacgaggcctcaatcaacaaattggtattcttgattttcgtcttattttggcctctagaatctcccattaaaatttttcccacggatgactgaacactctgtatgtacacctgtgggaaaaattttaatgggagattctagaggccaaaataagacgaaaatcaagaataccaatttgttgatggaggctccgttaaaaagttattaacgtttctagTTGCGCCTGTAAATAGGCAACCTGCGCACAACTGCATGCGCGTGATAATGGTTCTCACTCTCAAGACTCGCAACtttcaacgttaataactttttaacgaggcctcaatcaacaaattggtattcttgattttcgtcttattttggcctccagaatctcccattaaaatttttcccacggttgactgaacactctgtatgtacacccgtgggaaaaattttaataggagattctagaggccaaaataagacgaaaatcaagaataccaatttgttgatggagacttcgttaaaaagttattaatgtttgtagttgcgcctgtagataggcaacctgcgcacagctgcatgcgcgtgatagtgattctcactctcaagactcgcaactttaaacgttaataactttttaacgaagcctcaatcaacaaattagcgttcttgattttcgtcttattttagcctctagaatcttctattaaaatttttcccagcgttggcctaacaccctgtatatttcttgtCTCCCAATAATATATCAACTAAGTGTTCATTTACTTTGTCACTCTGGAATTGGTTGATTTTTGTTTAAACGTAATGTCGGTTTACATcgattgttaatatttattttaaatgttatttaaatattccgTATACTATAAAGATAAATGTTAAAGCTGAAACCTTTAATTATGATACTatagtaattaaatttcatattGATATTCATTTTCATCATCCTCCCATTAAACTGTGTAACTAAAAAGTACATgtaaaaatttttcaacaaaatatagAAATCACTTGGAAGTCATAAAATGTTAGAAATCGCAATTCAGCACACATGTTTGTTATTCGTCTAAAAAGTCCGAATGAACCAACGATTCgcggaaatattatttttattcaaacgCTGTAGATACCTGAAATGAAAGATACCGGCGTAATTTTCTTCGAAACTCTGGTCTTCTGGCACTACTTGGAAAAATAAATTACTGTCCATAGTTAGATTCGCAACGGCAGCGAGTAACCAACAATCTCCCAATTCACCCTGCTGAATATCGAATCTGGAGAAACCTTCCACAAATAGCTGTGGATTATCCACGATTTCCTGAAATAAAAACGTTCAAATCGAATATAAAATTCCGTATGAAAACTTCCGGTTGAGAATAAAATGAATactcaataataaataaaattattaattatttatattattattgattATATAATCGTTtgaattattagaaaattttcaaatattcttaCCATCGGACGTTTCCATTCCATATGTCTGTCAGGACTTCTCGAAAAATATAAGGAGGAGTCCGTTGCCGGAAACTCGGGATCTTCGAAGAGTCTGCCCGTTGACAAACATTCTCGCCTGAGTGTGTTGAAGTCTTGAACAGCTGCTCGTGGTCGAAACCCAGATCCTTTTTCTCCTAACTGGAACAACCCATCATTCCTTTTATTTCTTGTAAATAACAAGAATAACAACTATAATATTATagaacataataataataattaaagatcCTACGATAGCCTACGTTGTAACAGGGCTTTCCAATGAAATTTTTCGTAGTTTTTATGCCCTTATCCTTGCTCGTTTTCTTAACGTTTACAAATTTTGATTCGGAATTTAAACTTCCTTTTCCCGAAGGCACTGCCTCGGAATACGAACCGAATGCGACTTGCGAGATACTAGGAATCGTGCTTCTACGATTTCCATATCTACTATTACTATATTCTAACGTTGACGATGTTTTCAACACTGCAACGCCCTCTTGCATGTAATTCGAGAGCCGATAGTTTGTATATTTACGATCCGGTTCCATGTCAGTATGTATGACCGAATAAAAAAGAACAAACAAAAAGTTTGACCCAGTTTAATGTAACGAGCAAATTGAACTGCTCGGACTCGCGAATACAAGTATACTATTGCAGCATTCTTTCGATTAAAATTATCTATTGCGGCGTATAACCGGAAGAAAGCTAACCACATTGAGTTTAGATTGTTAACTATCGTTAATTGCAGCGAGCTAGGCGTGTGCAGTGTGATGATAATAACACGAGCGATAATCGGTAATAGATTGTCAGAAAAAGAAAATCTctataaaaatgtaatttattatttacagaTAAAGGTTAGAGGATTTCCTCTACGAGGAGGATGATTCACAAATACATGTCAATACTTCAAAGAGTGTATCTACACTTAAGAATAAGTGAAACACGTTATACGAATATAGTGGTCGTTCGTTGCAATATTTATATTCTCCtatgttgaatttttatttagcaTATTATCAAATTTTTGTTCGTCCCATTAATTTCGTGACTAATTTTAAATCTATAAGAAATTTAATCGTCGATGAATTCAATCTCTGTAGGTGAAGGTCCTACAGATAAAGGTTACATAAAAGACGCGTTGTTATCTTAGTCGTTCGTTTCAATCACGCGCGATGAATGAGTGTACATGACGCATGATATAAGTATTTGGTTAATCATAGTTCCAGCAAACGCTTTATGCGAGGTGGAGAATGCGTACGCATTCATTGTGTGTTGCAACCAGGATCAGCGTCAACGTTCTGATCGACATCACCATTAATAATAATCATTTACACttcttactatacagggtgatcggacaaccatgggaaaaattttaatgcaagattctagaggccaaaataggacgaaaatcaagaataccaatttgttgatggaggcttcgttaaaaagttattaacgtttaaagttccaaacattctgaatttttttctcgaaaatgcgcaggatttcgagggtatgtctattcaccaaaaataattgtaattgacccctgcaacaagaaataatttttttggaacgctttggaattttttaatatcgcaGAAAAATTTGAcctcctttctgaatttttttgtcgataatcggtaggatttcaggggtatgtctattcataaaaaataattctaatcGACTTCTACaatcgaaaagaatttttttagaaggatttgagattttttaattttcgtcaTAAAATTTGGGCGCCTGATTAgaatttcgttaaggaatttttttctcgaaactgcgtaggatttcgggggtatgtgtaatgactaaaaacgattgtaattagcccccacaaccaaaaataatttttttagaacgatttgaaaaattttttttcgtcaaaatattTAGTatactttctgaatttttttctcgaaaatgcgtaggatttcaggggtatggctgttcaccaaaaatgattgtaattggacccttcaactaaaaataattttcttaggacgatttgaaacttttcaattttgttgaaaaatttgtctacctactcgaattttttttttgaaaatgcgtaggatttcgggggtatgtctattgactaaaaataattgcaattgacccccgcaaccgacaataatttttccagggcgatttgaaattttttttctcgacgaaaaatttaggcacctaccccttgtcgatttttcttgataattcgtttctaatttttagtaattttgtttgtcgctttatagaaaagttgtctaatacttttttgtaggtacccatgaactctacttcagaaaaaagtttcaatgaattatattcactattgtaggagttatgaccgtttgaagattggaccatttttatggaatttttctcattttatggggtcaaggaacaactttatcaatattgttaaaatttctacatattctacaccaaaatacgcgttgtttgccgtttgaaacattaaaatcctccaatccgttcagacgttatgacattttaaacatttgcatgtttcgggggtgcatttctggcctcaaattagattttcgttaaggaatttttttctcgaaactgcgtaggatttcgggggtatgtgtaatgaccaaaaacgattgtaattagcccccgcaatcaaaaataatttttttagaacgatttgatatttttaaatttaattgttaataacttttcaacgaagcctacgtcaacaaattcatattcttgatattcgtcttatttcggcctctagaatctctcactaaaatttttcccacgggtgtacatacagagtgttcagtcaaccgtgggaaaaattttaatgggagattctagaggccaaaataagacgaaaatcaagaataccaatttgttgattgaggcttcgttaaaaagttattaacgttgaaaGTTGCAAGTCTTGAGAGTGTGAATCACTATCACGCGCATGCAGTTGTGCGCAGGTTGCCTATTTACAGGCGCAActagaaacgttaataactttttaaccaagcctccatcaacaaattggtattcttgattttcgtcttattttggcctccagaatctcccattaaaatttttcccacgggtgtacatacagagtgttcagtcatccgtgggaaaaattttaatgggagattctgaaggccaaaataagacgaaaatcaagaataccaatttgttgattgaggcttcgttaaaaagttattaacgttgaaaGTTGCGAGTCTTGAGAGTGAGAATCACTATCACGCGCATGCAGTTGTGCGCAGGTTGCCTATTTACAGGCGCAActagaaacgttaataactttttaacggagcctccatcaacaaattggtattcttgattttcgtcttattttggcctctagaatctcccattaaaatttttcccacaggtgtacatacagagtgttcagtcatccgtgggaaaaattataatgggagattctggaggccaaaataagacgaaaatcaagaataccaatttgttgattgaggcttcgttaaaaagttattaacgttgaaaGTTGCGAGTCTTGAGAGTGGGAATCACTATCACGCGCATGCAGCTGtgcgcaggttgcctatctacaggcgcaactagaaacgttaataactttttaaccaagcctccatcaacaaattggtattcttgatattcatcttattttggcctctagaatctcattaaattttttccctgtcgtggccgagcaccctctaTAAATAGCACTGGAAAGTTAAACGCAAGCTGCGTGCGCAGTACATTTGCTCGTGTATTTAATTAAGTAATGAAAAGCTGATTAAAGCCATCCAATTATAGAAACTAATGTAATTAACTGTCAGAGGTAGCTTTTATCAAATTGAAATATGTGAACCGCTTAACAGAGATGTTGTTCCCCGATTATGAACACGAAATTATGCTAAGTCAGGGAGATGAGACGAAATACAGTGCAGCGCAAAAGTTTTGTTGTACCATTCGCTTTATTACGAATGATACTGCAGATAAAAATACTTAAGAATAttcattaacacgttcactgtcgtaTCAAAACCgtgtaatattctgcaaaagtaaaattttgattttataccattgtaagctacataacctaaaatttgtttcagtatttattttcgtaac
Coding sequences within:
- the LOC143349253 gene encoding calpain-A-like isoform X1, with amino-acid sequence MEPDRKYTNYRLSNYMQEGVAVLKTSSTLEYSNSRYGNRRSTIPSISQVAFGSYSEAVPSGKGSLNSESKFVNVKKTSKDKGIKTTKNFIGKPCYNLGEKGSGFRPRAAVQDFNTLRRECLSTGRLFEDPEFPATDSSLYFSRSPDRHMEWKRPMEIVDNPQLFVEGFSRFDIQQGELGDCWLLAAVANLTMDSNLFFQVVPEDQSFEENYAGIFHFRFWQYGRWVDVVIDDRLPTYYGELVYLRSAESNEFWSALLEKAYAKLHGSYEALKGGTTCEAMEDFTGGVTEMYQMDKVPPNLFSILLKAFERNSLMGCSIEPDPNVLEAKTPQGLIRGHAYSITRVKYVDIQTPNRYGRIPLLRLRNPWGNEEEWNGPWSDQSPEWRFISDNEKEELGLTFDMDGEFWMSFQDFTHYFTQLEICNLNPDSLTEDDLNAGKKKWEMSVFEGEWVRGVTAGGCRNFLETFWHNPQYRITLEYPDEDDDKCTVIVALMQKNRRAQRRMGAECLTIGFAIYHLENPARLPKPLDINFFKYNASVGSSPVFINLREVTCRFKLPPGVYCIVPSTFDPNEEGEFLLRIFSENQNNMEENDEEVGIGEVDDRVIYPKDDNTQGDGDAVRDEPEPDRNEDKVREFFKKLAGEDMEVDWMELKEILDFAMRKELPQLVHRSEAHAPETVQGNGSFIDTIISLLCGIVCNNEQYNKSVETHDKGFSKDVCRSMVAMLDVDHSGKLGFEEFRTLWNDIRKWRAVFKLYDKDESGFLSAFELRQALNSAGYRLNNHILNILVHRYGTKEGMITFDDYIMCAVRLKTMIDIFRERDPELTNTASFTMEEWIEKTLYS
- the LOC143349253 gene encoding calpain-A-like isoform X5; translation: MSYYDDGNSGRTDDIFVKTVVEVKRFLPSLFNIKVLGEKGSGFRPRAAVQDFNTLRRECLSTGRLFEDPEFPATDSSLYFSRSPDRHMEWKRPMEIVDNPQLFVEGFSRFDIQQGELGDCWLLAAVANLTMDSNLFFQVVPEDQSFEENYAGIFHFRFWQYGRWVDVVIDDRLPTYYGELVYLRSAESNEFWSALLEKAYAKLHGSYEALKGGTTCEAMEDFTGGVTEMYQMDKVPPNLFSILLKAFERNSLMGCSIEPDPNVLEAKTPQGLIRGHAYSITRVKYVDIQTPNRYGRIPLLRLRNPWGNEEEWNGPWSDQSPEWRFISDNEKEELGLTFDMDGEFWMSFQDFTHYFTQLEICNLNPDSLTEDDLNAGKKKWEMSVFEGEWVRGVTAGGCRNFLETFWHNPQYRITLEYPDEDDDKCTVIVALMQKNRRAQRRMGAECLTIGFAIYHLENPARLPKPLDINFFKYNASVGSSPVFINLREVTCRFKLPPGVYCIVPSTFDPNEEGEFLLRIFSENQNNMEENDEEVGIGEVDDRVIYPKDDNTQGDGDAVRDEPEPDRNEDKVREFFKKLAGEDMEVDWMELKEILDFAMRKELPQLVHRSEAHAPETVQGNGSFIDTIISLLCGIVCNNEQYNKSVETHDKGFSKDVCRSMVAMLDVDHSGKLGFEEFRTLWNDIRKWRAVFKLYDKDESGFLSAFELRQALNSAGYRLNNHILNILVHRYGTKEGMITFDDYIMCAVRLKTMIDIFRERDPELTNTASFTMEEWIEKTLYS
- the LOC143349253 gene encoding calpain-A-like isoform X6; this translates as MNNYSYGWKQEVIEPEIVRREAHKPELGEKGSGFRPRAAVQDFNTLRRECLSTGRLFEDPEFPATDSSLYFSRSPDRHMEWKRPMEIVDNPQLFVEGFSRFDIQQGELGDCWLLAAVANLTMDSNLFFQVVPEDQSFEENYAGIFHFRFWQYGRWVDVVIDDRLPTYYGELVYLRSAESNEFWSALLEKAYAKLHGSYEALKGGTTCEAMEDFTGGVTEMYQMDKVPPNLFSILLKAFERNSLMGCSIEPDPNVLEAKTPQGLIRGHAYSITRVKYVDIQTPNRYGRIPLLRLRNPWGNEEEWNGPWSDQSPEWRFISDNEKEELGLTFDMDGEFWMSFQDFTHYFTQLEICNLNPDSLTEDDLNAGKKKWEMSVFEGEWVRGVTAGGCRNFLETFWHNPQYRITLEYPDEDDDKCTVIVALMQKNRRAQRRMGAECLTIGFAIYHLENPARLPKPLDINFFKYNASVGSSPVFINLREVTCRFKLPPGVYCIVPSTFDPNEEGEFLLRIFSENQNNMEENDEEVGIGEVDDRVIYPKDDNTQGDGDAVRDEPEPDRNEDKVREFFKKLAGEDMEVDWMELKEILDFAMRKELPQLVHRSEAHAPETVQGNGSFIDTIISLLCGIVCNNEQYNKSVETHDKGFSKDVCRSMVAMLDVDHSGKLGFEEFRTLWNDIRKWRAVFKLYDKDESGFLSAFELRQALNSAGYRLNNHILNILVHRYGTKEGMITFDDYIMCAVRLKTMIDIFRERDPELTNTASFTMEEWIEKTLYS
- the LOC143349253 gene encoding calpain-A-like isoform X3, which gives rise to MEPDRKYTNYRLSNYMQEGVAVLKTSSTLEYSNSRYGNRRSTIPSISQVAFGSYSEAVPSGKGSLNSESKFVNVKKTSKDKGIKTTKNFIGKPCYNLGEKGSGFRPRAAVQDFNTLRRECLSTGRLFEDPEFPATDSSLYFSRSPDRHMEWKRPMEIVDNPQLFVEGFSRFDIQQGELGDCWLLAAVANLTMDSNLFFQVVPEDQSFEENYAGIFHFRFWQYGRWVDVVIDDRLPTYYGELVYLRSAESNEFWSALLEKAYAKLHGSYEALKGGTTCEAMEDFTGGVTEMYQMDKVPPNLFSILLKAFERNSLMGCSIEPDPNVLEAKTPQGLIRGHAYSITRVKYVDIQTPNRYGRIPLLRLRNPWGNEEEWNGPWSDQSPEWRFISDNEKEELGLTFDMDGEFWMSFQDFTHYFTQLEICNLNPDSLTEDDLNAGKKKWEMSVFEGEWVRGVTAGGCRNFLETFWHNPQYRITLEYPDEDDDKCTVIVALMQKNRRAQRRMGAECLTIGFAIYHLENPARLPKPLDINFFKYNASVGSSPVFINLREVTCRFKLPPGVYCIVPSTFDPNEEGEFLLRIFSENQNNMEENDEEVGIGEVDDRVIYPKDDNTQGDGDAVRDEPEPDRNEDKVREFFKKLAGEDMEVDWMELKEILDFAMRKETHDKGFSKDVCRSMVAMLDVDHSGKLGFEEFRTLWNDIRKWRAVFKLYDKDESGFLSAFELRQALNSAGYRLNNHILNILVHRYGTKEGMITFDDYIMCAVRLKTMIDIFRERDPELTNTASFTMEEWIEKTLYS
- the LOC143349253 gene encoding calpain-A-like isoform X7, with the protein product MSYYDDGNSGRTDDIFVKTVVEVKRFLPSLFNIKVLGEKGSGFRPRAAVQDFNTLRRECLSTGRLFEDPEFPATDSSLYFSRSPDRHMEWKRPMEIVDNPQLFVEGFSRFDIQQGELGDCWLLAAVANLTMDSNLFFQVVPEDQSFEENYAGIFHFRFWQYGRWVDVVIDDRLPTYYGELVYLRSAESNEFWSALLEKAYAKLHGSYEALKGGTTCEAMEDFTGGVTEMYQMDKVPPNLFSILLKAFERNSLMGCSIEPDPNVLEAKTPQGLIRGHAYSITRVKYVDIQTPNRYGRIPLLRLRNPWGNEEEWNGPWSDQSPEWRFISDNEKEELGLTFDMDGEFWMSFQDFTHYFTQLEICNLNPDSLTEDDLNAGKKKWEMSVFEGEWVRGVTAGGCRNFLETFWHNPQYRITLEYPDEDDDKCTVIVALMQKNRRAQRRMGAECLTIGFAIYHLENPARLPKPLDINFFKYNASVGSSPVFINLREVTCRFKLPPGVYCIVPSTFDPNEEGEFLLRIFSENQNNMEENDEEVGIGEVDDRVRDEPEPDRNEDKVREFFKKLAGEDMEVDWMELKEILDFAMRKELPQLVHRSEAHAPETVQGNGSFIDTIISLLCGIVCNNEQYNKSVETHDKGFSKDVCRSMVAMLDVDHSGKLGFEEFRTLWNDIRKWRAVFKLYDKDESGFLSAFELRQALNSAGYRLNNHILNILVHRYGTKEGMITFDDYIMCAVRLKTMIDIFRERDPELTNTASFTMEEWIEKTLYS
- the LOC143349253 gene encoding calpain-A-like isoform X4 yields the protein MEPDRKYTNYRLSNYMQEGVAVLKTSSTLEYSNSRYGNRRSTIPSISQVAFGSYSEAVPSGKGSLNSESKFVNVKKTSKDKGIKTTKNFIGKPCYNLGEKGSGFRPRAAVQDFNTLRRECLSTGRLFEDPEFPATDSSLYFSRSPDRHMEWKRPMEIVDNPQLFVEGFSRFDIQQGELGDCWLLAAVANLTMDSNLFFQVVPEDQSFEENYAGIFHFRFWQYGRWVDVVIDDRLPTYYGELVYLRSAESNEFWSALLEKAYAKLHGSYEALKGGTTCEAMEDFTGGVTEMYQMDKVPPNLFSILLKAFERNSLMGCSIEPDPNVLEAKTPQGLIRGHAYSITRVKYVDIQTPNRYGRIPLLRLRNPWGNEEEWNGPWSDQSPEWRFISDNEKEELGLTFDMDGEFWMSFQDFTHYFTQLEICNLNPDSLTEDDLNAGKKKWEMSVFEGEWVRGVTAGGCRNFLETFWHNPQYRITLEYPDEDDDKCTVIVALMQKNRRAQRRMGAECLTIGFAIYHLENPARLPKPLDINFFKYNASVGSSPVFINLREVTCRFKLPPGVYCIVPSTFDPNEEGEFLLRIFSENQNNMEENDEEVGIGEVDDRVRDEPEPDRNEDKVREFFKKLAGEDMEVDWMELKEILDFAMRKETHDKGFSKDVCRSMVAMLDVDHSGKLGFEEFRTLWNDIRKWRAVFKLYDKDESGFLSAFELRQALNSAGYRLNNHILNILVHRYGTKEGMITFDDYIMCAVRLKTMIDIFRERDPELTNTASFTMEEWIEKTLYS